In one window of Duganella dendranthematis DNA:
- the lptF gene encoding LPS export ABC transporter permease LptF, whose translation MASAAGATFTVLFSISVTWTLIGVLGKAAGGKAASGDVIALIAFAVLNYLPTLVILTSFISVLMVVTRTYRDSEMVVWFASGMSLLRWIRPVLTFGLPLVLITAGLSFVATPWAKQKSMEYVERFEKREDLQKVSPGQFKESAAANRIFFVEGVAGKSAVVQNVFVNTTDARGDAVIVAREGVINTGPKGERYLVLKNGRRYQGTPGKADFQTMEFDSYSMRVTQQTQELESDHEAVALPTMDLLKQTGSVARAELLWRIAQPLTCLVLILLAVPLGFVNPRAGSSANLIIALLVFFSYSNFVKLVEASVKQGQFSFGLSWWPLHVAALLVVFGLFAWRLNLNHRYHPLAVLAAYKRSRNKKD comes from the coding sequence ATGGCCAGTGCTGCCGGGGCCACCTTCACAGTGCTGTTCAGTATCAGCGTCACCTGGACCCTGATCGGGGTCCTCGGCAAAGCCGCCGGCGGCAAAGCCGCTTCGGGTGACGTCATCGCGTTGATCGCTTTCGCCGTGCTGAATTATCTGCCAACTCTCGTTATCCTCACCAGCTTTATTTCAGTGCTGATGGTGGTCACACGGACCTACCGCGATTCCGAAATGGTGGTGTGGTTTGCCTCGGGTATGAGCCTGCTGCGCTGGATACGGCCGGTACTCACTTTCGGCCTGCCGCTGGTGCTGATCACCGCCGGCCTGAGTTTCGTCGCCACCCCGTGGGCCAAGCAGAAAAGTATGGAATACGTGGAGCGCTTTGAAAAACGCGAGGATCTGCAGAAAGTCTCGCCTGGCCAGTTCAAGGAATCGGCAGCCGCCAACCGCATCTTCTTCGTCGAAGGCGTGGCCGGCAAATCGGCCGTGGTGCAGAACGTCTTTGTGAATACGACCGATGCCCGCGGCGACGCCGTCATCGTCGCGCGCGAGGGCGTGATCAACACCGGGCCGAAAGGCGAGCGTTATCTGGTGCTGAAGAACGGCCGCCGTTATCAGGGCACGCCGGGCAAGGCCGACTTCCAGACCATGGAGTTCGACAGCTACAGCATGCGCGTCACGCAACAGACGCAGGAACTGGAGTCCGATCACGAAGCAGTCGCTCTGCCGACCATGGATTTGCTCAAGCAAACCGGCAGCGTGGCGCGCGCGGAGCTGTTGTGGCGCATCGCCCAGCCGCTCACCTGCCTGGTGCTGATTCTGCTGGCGGTGCCGCTGGGCTTCGTCAATCCGCGCGCGGGCAGCTCGGCCAATTTGATTATCGCGCTGCTGGTGTTCTTCAGCTATAGCAACTTCGTCAAACTGGTCGAGGCCAGCGTCAAGCAGGGCCAGTTCAGCTTCGGACTGTCGTGGTGGCCGCTGCACGTGGCGGCGCTGCTGGTCGTGTTTGGCCTATTCGCCTGGCGACTGAATCTGAATCACCGCTACCACCCGCTGGCGGTGTTGGCCGCGTACAAGCGTTCGCGTAACAAGAAAGACTGA
- the lptG gene encoding LPS export ABC transporter permease LptG, which produces MKILQRYFAVSILQAVAFVLVAFLALQAFMDLTGELPSVGKNGYAIQYAFLYVVAQLPSHVYEVMPLAALIGTIYTMAQFAATSEFTIMRASSMSTGMVAWMLVKIGFVLVIITFIFGELITPRTAPIAEKIRLSARGAAISTEFRSGLWTKDIVKADGMTGEVIGSRFFNVRQVKPDGTLIGVKLYEFDTNFRLRSITLAKTGTFQGNNKWLLSDVTENLFSNPRLIKPGAEANLENNFAQESGMIETRHSATRDLLSEITPKILAVAGSDPDRMSASELAVYTRHLQENKQETERFKIAFWKKLFDPLTIFVLMALALPFGYLHTRSGGVSLKIFVGIMIGVSFQLVNALFSHLGVLSTWPAIVTAIAPSMLFLLLALGALWWVERH; this is translated from the coding sequence ATGAAAATCCTGCAACGCTATTTCGCGGTCTCGATACTGCAAGCGGTGGCCTTTGTGCTGGTGGCGTTTTTGGCGCTGCAAGCGTTCATGGACCTGACCGGCGAACTGCCTTCGGTGGGCAAGAATGGCTATGCGATCCAGTACGCCTTCCTATATGTGGTGGCGCAGCTGCCCAGTCATGTGTATGAAGTGATGCCGCTGGCGGCGCTGATCGGCACCATCTACACCATGGCGCAGTTTGCGGCGACGTCGGAATTCACCATCATGCGCGCGTCCAGCATGTCGACCGGCATGGTGGCGTGGATGCTGGTCAAAATTGGATTTGTGCTGGTGATTATCACCTTCATCTTCGGCGAGTTGATTACGCCGCGTACCGCGCCGATCGCCGAGAAGATCCGACTGAGCGCGCGCGGCGCCGCCATCTCGACCGAATTCCGTTCCGGCCTGTGGACCAAGGATATCGTCAAGGCCGACGGCATGACCGGCGAGGTCATTGGCTCGCGCTTCTTCAACGTGCGCCAGGTGAAGCCGGACGGCACGCTGATCGGCGTCAAGCTGTACGAATTCGACACCAACTTCCGCCTGCGCTCCATCACGCTGGCCAAGACTGGCACCTTTCAAGGCAATAACAAGTGGCTGCTGAGCGATGTGACGGAAAACCTGTTCAGCAATCCGCGGCTGATCAAGCCGGGCGCCGAGGCCAACCTGGAGAACAACTTCGCGCAGGAATCGGGCATGATCGAGACCCGTCACAGCGCCACCAGGGATCTGCTGTCGGAGATTACGCCGAAGATCCTGGCGGTGGCCGGCTCCGATCCGGACCGCATGTCGGCCTCCGAACTGGCGGTGTACACCCGCCACCTGCAGGAGAACAAGCAGGAGACCGAGCGCTTCAAGATCGCGTTCTGGAAAAAGCTGTTCGACCCGCTGACCATCTTCGTGCTGATGGCGCTGGCCCTGCCGTTCGGCTACCTGCACACGCGTAGCGGTGGCGTGAGCCTGAAAATCTTCGTCGGGATTATGATCGGCGTCAGCTTCCAGCTGGTGAATGCACTGTTCTCGCACCTGGGTGTGCTAAGCACCTGGCCGGCGATTGTGACGGCGATTGCCCCGAGTATGTTGTTCCTGCTGCTGGCGCTGGGCGCCTTGTGGTGGGTGGAGAGACACTGA
- the clpP gene encoding ATP-dependent Clp endopeptidase proteolytic subunit ClpP — MTLIPTVIEHTSRGERAFDIYSCLLKERVIFLVGEVTEQSANLIVAQLLFLESDNPEKDISLYINSPGGSVYAGMAIYDTMQFIQPEVSTLCTGFAASMGSFLLAAGAIGKRYALPNARIMIHQPHGGSKGVASDIEIQAREVIYQRHRLNTLLAERSGQTLAQVEKDSDRDNYMSATQAREYGLIDHVLTTRAVCPPR; from the coding sequence ATGACACTCATCCCCACCGTAATCGAGCACACCAGCCGTGGCGAACGCGCCTTCGACATTTACTCCTGCCTGCTGAAAGAGCGCGTGATTTTCCTGGTGGGCGAAGTGACCGAGCAATCGGCCAACCTGATCGTCGCGCAGCTGCTGTTCCTCGAATCCGACAATCCCGAAAAGGACATCTCACTGTACATCAACTCCCCCGGCGGCTCGGTGTATGCCGGCATGGCGATCTACGACACCATGCAGTTCATCCAGCCGGAAGTCTCGACGCTGTGCACCGGTTTTGCCGCCAGCATGGGATCGTTCCTGCTGGCGGCGGGCGCCATCGGCAAGCGCTACGCGCTGCCCAACGCCCGCATCATGATCCACCAGCCGCACGGCGGCTCGAAAGGCGTCGCCTCCGACATCGAAATCCAGGCGCGCGAAGTGATCTACCAGCGCCACCGCCTCAACACCCTGCTGGCCGAGCGCAGCGGCCAAACGCTGGCGCAAGTCGAGAAAGACTCCGACCGCGACAACTACATGTCCGCCACCCAAGCCAGGGAGTACGGCCTGATCGACCACGTCCTCACCACCCGCGCCGTTTGCCCTCCTCGATAG
- the xth gene encoding exodeoxyribonuclease III, whose amino-acid sequence MKLATWNVNSLNVRLPHVMKWLEENPTDVLAIQETKLTDDKFPLAAIEAAGYHVAYTGQKTYNGVAIISRLPIHDIVKNNPKFDDPQQRIIAGTIDGVRVVCAYVPNGQAVGSDKFEYKMAWLNAFHDWIKEEAAQHPQLAVVGDYNIAPEDRDVHDPAAWEGMVHVSPEERAQLKRLLDLGLTDAFRMFEQADKSYSWWDYRGLGFRLNKGLRIDHLLLSDALKQRCTACVIDRVPRKWDQPSDHTPVIATFA is encoded by the coding sequence ATGAAATTAGCTACTTGGAATGTTAACTCTTTGAACGTAAGACTGCCGCACGTTATGAAATGGCTAGAGGAAAATCCTACTGACGTGCTAGCTATCCAGGAAACAAAATTGACGGACGACAAGTTTCCGCTGGCGGCAATCGAGGCGGCCGGCTACCACGTGGCGTATACGGGCCAAAAAACCTATAACGGCGTGGCCATCATCTCCAGATTGCCGATCCACGACATCGTCAAGAACAACCCGAAATTCGACGACCCGCAGCAGCGCATCATCGCCGGCACCATCGACGGCGTGCGCGTGGTCTGTGCCTACGTGCCCAACGGCCAGGCGGTCGGCTCGGACAAGTTCGAATACAAGATGGCCTGGCTGAACGCCTTCCACGACTGGATCAAGGAAGAAGCGGCGCAGCATCCGCAGCTGGCGGTAGTGGGCGACTACAACATCGCGCCGGAAGACCGCGACGTCCACGACCCGGCCGCGTGGGAAGGCATGGTGCATGTGTCGCCGGAAGAACGCGCGCAGCTCAAGCGTCTGCTGGACCTCGGCCTGACCGACGCCTTCCGCATGTTCGAGCAGGCGGATAAATCGTACAGCTGGTGGGACTATCGTGGCCTCGGCTTCCGCCTGAACAAAGGCCTGCGCATCGACCACCTGCTGCTGTCGGACGCATTGAAGCAGCGCTGCACCGCCTGCGTGATCGATCGCGTACCACGCAAATGGGACCAGCCGTCGGATCACACGCCGGTGATCGCCACCTTCGCCTGA
- a CDS encoding VOC family protein — protein sequence MSLSFHIDFNGQCEEAFTFYADHLGGKIGTMLKVKDSPVPAVSASHGEKIVHANISIDGVELAGADVDASRYQRLRGFYVLLGVDAEDKVHTHFNALQTGGHVILAPQKTFWSPCYAIVTDRFGVPWKINCGT from the coding sequence ATGAGCCTGTCATTTCATATCGACTTCAATGGCCAATGCGAGGAAGCGTTCACCTTTTATGCCGACCACCTTGGCGGCAAAATCGGGACCATGCTTAAGGTGAAGGACTCGCCTGTGCCGGCGGTGTCGGCGTCGCATGGGGAAAAAATTGTTCACGCAAATATCAGCATCGACGGCGTGGAGCTGGCCGGTGCGGATGTCGACGCCAGCAGGTATCAACGGCTGAGAGGCTTTTATGTGCTGCTTGGCGTGGATGCGGAAGACAAGGTCCACACCCACTTCAACGCCCTGCAAACAGGCGGCCATGTCATCCTCGCGCCGCAGAAAACTTTCTGGTCGCCCTGCTACGCTATCGTCACCGACCGCTTTGGCGTTCCGTGGAAAATCAACTGCGGCACCTGA
- a CDS encoding LysR family transcriptional regulator: MSQPNWDDLRFFLALHDAGTLSGAARVAGVEHTTVARRIDALEAALAVKLFDRFPKGWSLTAAGKALVPHARNMEDGLHGLLRVAGGTAELSGKVRVSAPPAVTAWVLAPGLQQALHRLPGIELDLRAELKVTDLMRRESDIAIRYNRPTSPGLAVRSLSTVTYRLCASEAYLAGRTPEQWEFLGYDELLQHTPQHHWLEKVRGTRRYCMRSNDLGTLYQATLAGGGVAVLPDYFPLSPLVQIEAPTCAVKRKLWIVMHEDVRRAAPVRAVADEIIALLSTR, from the coding sequence ATGAGCCAACCTAACTGGGACGACCTGCGCTTCTTCCTTGCCCTGCACGATGCCGGCACTCTGTCCGGTGCTGCGCGCGTGGCGGGCGTGGAGCACACCACCGTGGCCCGGCGCATCGACGCGCTGGAGGCGGCGCTTGCCGTCAAACTGTTCGACCGCTTTCCCAAGGGCTGGTCGCTGACGGCGGCCGGCAAGGCGCTGGTGCCGCATGCGCGCAATATGGAGGACGGCTTGCATGGTCTGCTGCGCGTGGCCGGCGGCACGGCGGAATTGAGCGGCAAGGTACGGGTGTCGGCGCCGCCGGCGGTGACGGCGTGGGTGCTGGCGCCGGGACTGCAACAGGCGCTGCATCGCTTGCCGGGCATCGAGCTGGATCTGCGCGCCGAGTTGAAGGTAACGGATTTGATGCGGCGCGAATCGGATATCGCCATCCGCTACAACCGTCCGACGTCGCCGGGGCTGGCGGTGCGCAGCCTCTCCACGGTGACCTATCGCTTATGCGCCAGTGAGGCTTATCTGGCGGGGCGTACGCCGGAGCAGTGGGAGTTCCTCGGCTACGATGAGCTGTTGCAGCACACGCCGCAGCATCACTGGCTGGAGAAGGTACGCGGCACGCGGCGCTACTGCATGCGCTCCAATGACCTGGGCACGTTGTACCAGGCCACGCTGGCAGGTGGCGGCGTGGCGGTGCTGCCGGATTATTTTCCCTTGTCGCCGCTGGTGCAGATCGAAGCGCCGACGTGCGCGGTCAAGCGCAAGCTGTGGATCGTCATGCACGAAGACGTGCGCCGCGCAGCTCCGGTACGCGCCGTCGCCGACGAGATCATCGCGCTGCTGTCTACCCGGTGA
- a CDS encoding sirohydrochlorin chelatase: MTQRALILFAHGARAESWAAPFERLRDLTQAREPGVRVQLAYLELMSPRLPDVAAALVADGIVDITVVPVFLGQGGHVLRDLPLMIDELRIAYPQAAIKVVEAAGENAAVLNALSDYCVSALS; the protein is encoded by the coding sequence ATGACCCAACGCGCACTGATTTTGTTTGCCCATGGCGCCCGCGCCGAATCGTGGGCGGCGCCGTTCGAGCGCTTGCGCGACCTGACCCAGGCGCGCGAGCCGGGTGTACGCGTGCAGCTGGCGTACCTGGAATTGATGTCGCCGCGTTTGCCGGATGTGGCGGCGGCGCTGGTTGCCGACGGCATTGTCGACATCACCGTGGTGCCCGTATTCCTGGGACAGGGCGGCCATGTGCTGCGCGACCTGCCGCTAATGATCGACGAACTGCGCATCGCCTATCCGCAAGCCGCCATCAAGGTGGTGGAGGCGGCTGGCGAGAATGCGGCGGTGCTCAATGCGCTGTCGGATTACTGCGTCAGCGCGCTGTCCTGA
- a CDS encoding leucyl aminopeptidase, with amino-acid sequence MDFSIKAFDTKNTIATAKAGVIAVAVFENKKLSQAAKALDGAGEITAALKSGDITGKAGTTLLLRGVKGASAERVLLVGLGSDETVSEKSFAGGVAAALKVFSTLGTSDAIIALPATEVKERDVNWAIRCVVQSAHESIFRTDGQKSKKDPAPAGVKKIALAVPSNADTKIALAQAVAIANGMDLTKELGNLSANVCTPTYLANTAKKLGKDYKFDVEVLDRKQLEALKMNSFLSVTNGSEQPPKFIIIKHMGGKPKDAPVVLVGKGITFDTGGISLKAGPGMDEMKYDMGGAASVLGTFRAIGEMNLKLNVIGVIASCENMPSGRATKPGDIVTSMNGLTIEILNTDAEGRLVLCDALTYAERFNPAAVIDIATLTGACIVALGHHKSGLFTRDDEVHNALADEIMAAGKNAGDTAWRLPIGEEYNEQLKSNFADLANIGTPGGASCTAAAFLENFTRKYTWAHLDIAGTAWKSGGAKGATGRPVPLLSNFLINRV; translated from the coding sequence ATGGACTTTAGCATAAAAGCATTCGACACAAAAAACACCATCGCTACGGCCAAAGCCGGCGTGATCGCTGTCGCGGTCTTCGAGAACAAAAAGCTGTCGCAAGCTGCCAAGGCGCTGGACGGCGCTGGTGAAATCACGGCCGCGCTCAAGTCCGGCGACATCACCGGCAAAGCCGGCACCACCCTGCTGCTGCGCGGCGTTAAAGGCGCCAGCGCCGAACGCGTGCTGCTGGTGGGCCTGGGCAGCGACGAAACCGTCAGCGAAAAAAGCTTTGCCGGCGGCGTGGCTGCGGCACTGAAGGTGTTCTCCACCCTGGGCACGAGCGACGCTATTATCGCACTGCCAGCCACTGAAGTGAAAGAGCGTGACGTCAATTGGGCAATCCGCTGCGTGGTGCAGAGCGCCCACGAGTCGATCTTCCGCACCGATGGCCAGAAGAGCAAGAAAGATCCGGCACCGGCCGGCGTCAAGAAAATCGCTTTGGCCGTGCCAAGCAACGCCGATACCAAGATCGCGCTGGCGCAAGCCGTGGCCATCGCCAACGGCATGGACCTGACCAAGGAACTGGGCAACCTGTCGGCCAACGTCTGCACCCCGACCTACCTGGCCAACACCGCCAAGAAACTGGGCAAGGACTACAAGTTCGACGTGGAAGTGCTGGACCGCAAACAGCTGGAAGCGCTGAAGATGAACAGCTTCCTGTCGGTGACCAATGGCAGCGAGCAGCCGCCGAAGTTCATCATCATCAAGCACATGGGCGGCAAACCGAAAGACGCGCCGGTGGTGCTGGTCGGTAAAGGCATCACCTTCGACACCGGCGGCATTTCGCTCAAGGCCGGTCCTGGCATGGACGAGATGAAGTACGACATGGGCGGCGCCGCTTCCGTGCTGGGCACCTTCCGCGCCATCGGTGAAATGAACCTGAAGCTGAACGTGATCGGCGTGATCGCGTCGTGCGAGAACATGCCGTCGGGCCGCGCCACCAAGCCGGGCGACATCGTCACCTCGATGAACGGTCTGACCATCGAAATCCTGAACACCGACGCCGAAGGCCGCCTGGTGCTGTGCGACGCGCTGACCTACGCCGAACGCTTCAACCCAGCCGCCGTGATCGACATCGCCACGCTGACCGGCGCCTGCATCGTCGCCCTGGGCCACCACAAGAGCGGCTTGTTTACCCGTGACGACGAGGTCCACAACGCGCTGGCCGACGAGATCATGGCCGCCGGTAAAAACGCCGGCGACACCGCCTGGCGCCTGCCGATCGGCGAAGAGTACAACGAGCAGCTGAAGTCCAACTTCGCCGACCTGGCCAACATCGGCACGCCGGGCGGCGCCTCGTGCACGGCGGCGGCGTTCCTGGAGAACTTCACCCGCAAGTACACTTGGGCGCATCTGGACATCGCCGGCACCGCATGGAAATCGGGCGGCGCGAAAGGCGCAACCGGCCGTCCAGTGCCGCTGCTGTCTAACTTCCTGATCAATCGCGTTTAA
- a CDS encoding sigma-70 family RNA polymerase sigma factor, translating into MMDSDGAMFEQLRPRLKAISARIVGSEAEAEDVVQDCFLKWHGAQQGAVVTPAAWLTTVVQHQSIDRLRRRLRDAMAAHTAMEMTPETQPASPEDALLRRAELGEALARLLSRLSPQERLSLVLHEVFECEHADIASALGTKAVNTRQYLARARKRLRAESDEPLPEEKLSRELVGRFQLAINSMDAPLVVTLLTETQPVSVCEARRLGASANDAHYSLALAA; encoded by the coding sequence ATGATGGACAGCGACGGCGCCATGTTCGAGCAATTGCGACCGCGCCTGAAGGCGATCAGCGCGCGCATTGTCGGCAGCGAGGCAGAAGCCGAGGATGTGGTGCAGGACTGTTTTCTGAAGTGGCATGGCGCGCAGCAGGGCGCCGTGGTGACGCCGGCTGCATGGCTGACCACCGTGGTGCAGCATCAGTCGATCGATCGTCTGCGCAGGCGTCTTCGCGATGCGATGGCTGCGCATACGGCGATGGAGATGACGCCCGAAACCCAGCCAGCGTCGCCGGAAGACGCCTTGCTGCGCCGCGCAGAACTGGGCGAGGCGCTGGCGCGTCTGCTGTCACGCCTGTCGCCACAGGAGCGCCTGTCGCTGGTGCTGCACGAAGTCTTTGAATGTGAACATGCCGACATCGCCTCGGCCTTGGGCACCAAGGCGGTGAATACGCGCCAATACCTGGCCCGCGCGCGCAAGCGTCTGCGGGCGGAGAGCGATGAGCCGCTGCCGGAAGAGAAATTGAGCCGTGAGCTGGTCGGGCGTTTTCAGCTCGCCATCAACAGCATGGATGCGCCGCTGGTCGTGACGCTGCTCACCGAGACGCAGCCGGTATCGGTATGCGAAGCACGCCGCCTGGGCGCCAGCGCCAACGACGCCCACTACAGCCTTGCACTGGCTGCCTAG
- a CDS encoding glutaminyl-peptide cyclotransferase, which produces MKKIYAQALLLVSLLPAAASYAALPTYDFKVVRSYPHDTQAFTEGLLYRDGFLYESTGLNGKSSIRKVDLASGKVLQSKDIPPQYFGEGLTVWGDTLVGLTWQTQTGFVFDLKTFELKSQFAYPGEGWGLAQNGKELVMSDGSATLRFLDPKTFLEVRRVKVTADGIAVNQLNELEVVDGEIFANIWHTNTIARIDQTTGKITGWIDFSKLYPDAGKGPNAENVMNGIAYDADKKRLFVTGKLWPKIYEVKIVPRK; this is translated from the coding sequence GTGAAAAAGATTTACGCTCAAGCCCTCCTTCTCGTCTCCCTGCTGCCTGCCGCCGCGTCCTATGCGGCGCTACCCACCTACGATTTCAAGGTGGTGCGCAGCTATCCGCACGATACGCAAGCCTTCACCGAGGGCCTGCTGTATCGCGACGGTTTCCTGTACGAGAGCACGGGCCTGAACGGCAAATCGTCGATCCGCAAAGTGGATCTGGCCAGCGGCAAGGTCCTGCAGAGCAAGGACATCCCGCCACAGTATTTCGGCGAAGGCCTGACGGTATGGGGCGACACGCTGGTGGGCCTGACCTGGCAGACGCAGACCGGCTTCGTGTTCGACCTGAAGACGTTTGAACTGAAAAGCCAGTTCGCCTATCCCGGCGAAGGCTGGGGCTTGGCGCAGAACGGCAAGGAACTGGTGATGAGCGACGGCAGCGCCACGCTGCGCTTCCTCGATCCGAAGACCTTTCTCGAAGTGCGCCGCGTGAAGGTGACGGCGGACGGCATCGCCGTCAACCAGCTGAACGAACTGGAAGTGGTGGACGGCGAAATCTTCGCCAACATCTGGCACACCAACACCATCGCCCGCATCGACCAGACCACCGGCAAGATCACCGGCTGGATCGATTTCAGCAAACTGTACCCCGATGCCGGCAAAGGCCCGAATGCCGAAAACGTCATGAACGGCATCGCCTACGATGCCGACAAAAAGCGTCTGTTCGTCACCGGCAAACTGTGGCCGAAGATTTACGAAGTCAAGATCGTCCCGCGCAAATAA
- a CDS encoding lipocalin-like domain-containing protein codes for MKILNRLFCLMMWVPAHQAAMAAQPFPLAGTWTLVAADRLLPDGARLHDYGDAPSGLMMIDSEGRYTVQIYQQGRPRFASGDKKSGSEQEFRATVEGSSTHFGRLTIDEPSRTLTFVIESAAFSNWEGTRQERRYELKGDELSYRVPARPDGQIPLSVWRRVNQDSALTQ; via the coding sequence ATGAAAATCTTGAACCGTCTGTTTTGTCTGATGATGTGGGTGCCCGCGCACCAGGCTGCGATGGCTGCCCAGCCCTTCCCGCTGGCCGGCACCTGGACTCTGGTGGCAGCCGATCGCTTGCTGCCCGACGGCGCGCGCCTGCACGATTACGGAGATGCCCCCAGCGGTTTGATGATGATCGATAGCGAAGGCCGCTACACTGTGCAGATCTACCAGCAGGGCCGCCCGCGCTTCGCCAGCGGCGACAAAAAGAGCGGCAGCGAACAGGAGTTCCGCGCCACCGTTGAGGGATCGAGTACGCACTTCGGCCGTCTGACGATCGACGAGCCTTCGCGCACGCTGACATTCGTCATCGAGAGCGCGGCGTTTTCAAATTGGGAAGGCACGCGGCAGGAACGCCGCTACGAATTGAAAGGGGATGAACTGAGCTACCGCGTCCCGGCGCGGCCGGACGGACAGATTCCGCTGTCAGTCTGGCGGCGCGTGAATCAGGACAGCGCGCTGACGCAGTAA
- a CDS encoding DUF4844 domain-containing protein — MSDPVVKFGESERAALITLRAAKKFTADFFYPGAPTEALRVEAESHVNTLIDRLLSSLTPNTRKSFVLGEFKVAMAGFTQSDSEERERFCSYLEQIMDITAIESSDGLLNSWVYGFDPNAL, encoded by the coding sequence ATGTCAGATCCAGTCGTCAAATTCGGCGAGTCCGAACGCGCCGCACTTATTACGCTGCGCGCCGCAAAAAAATTCACCGCCGATTTTTTCTACCCTGGTGCGCCAACCGAAGCGCTGCGCGTCGAAGCCGAAAGTCACGTCAACACATTGATTGACCGCCTGCTGTCCAGCCTGACACCTAACACCCGCAAGAGCTTCGTGCTGGGCGAATTCAAAGTAGCGATGGCAGGTTTTACGCAGTCCGACTCCGAAGAACGCGAGCGCTTCTGCAGCTATCTGGAACAGATCATGGACATCACTGCCATAGAAAGCTCCGACGGCCTGCTCAACTCCTGGGTTTACGGATTTGATCCTAACGCGCTATAA
- the motA gene encoding flagellar motor stator protein MotA gives MAVLLGIAIVLAGIFGGFVLEGGHLGPLYQPYELLMIAGGALGAFVISNDGKAMRATVAAIPTLFQGPKQTNALYLDLLSLLYDILGKIRKEGLMSVESDIDKPEQSPLFAKFPSILADHHLTEFITDYLRLMVSGNMDPFQIENLMDNEIEVHHQDGEIPIHAITRLADGLPAFGIVAAVMGVVHTMGSVGMPPAELGNLIAAALVGTFLGILLAYGVFGPIASLLERKLQESTKIYQCVKVTLIASLNGYAPTLAVEFGRKVISAVQRPSFGDMESHFKQQKTR, from the coding sequence TTGGCCGTTTTATTGGGAATCGCAATTGTGCTGGCCGGTATCTTCGGCGGCTTCGTGCTGGAGGGCGGCCACCTTGGCCCCCTGTATCAGCCGTATGAATTGCTGATGATTGCCGGCGGCGCGTTAGGCGCGTTCGTCATCTCCAACGACGGCAAGGCGATGCGCGCCACCGTGGCCGCGATTCCTACGCTGTTCCAGGGGCCGAAGCAGACCAACGCACTCTATCTCGATCTGCTGTCCCTGTTGTATGACATTCTCGGCAAAATCCGCAAGGAAGGGCTGATGTCGGTGGAGTCGGATATCGACAAGCCGGAACAGAGCCCGCTGTTCGCCAAATTCCCGTCTATCCTGGCGGACCATCACCTGACCGAGTTCATTACCGATTACCTGCGGCTGATGGTGTCCGGGAATATGGACCCTTTCCAGATCGAGAACTTGATGGACAACGAAATCGAGGTCCATCATCAAGACGGCGAAATTCCGATCCACGCGATTACCAGGCTGGCCGACGGCTTGCCGGCATTCGGCATTGTGGCGGCGGTGATGGGCGTGGTCCACACCATGGGATCAGTGGGCATGCCGCCTGCGGAATTGGGCAACCTGATTGCGGCGGCGCTGGTCGGCACCTTCCTGGGGATTCTGCTGGCGTATGGCGTGTTTGGCCCAATCGCCAGTCTGCTGGAACGCAAGCTACAGGAATCGACCAAGATTTATCAGTGCGTGAAGGTGACCCTGATCGCAAGCCTGAACGGCTACGCGCCGACGCTGGCGGTGGAATTTGGCCGCAAAGTCATCTCCGCCGTGCAGCGGCCTTCATTCGGCGACATGGAGAGCCATTTCAAACAGCAGAAAACCAGGTAG